DNA from Methanomassiliicoccales archaeon:
GACGCTCTTGGCTTTCCAGCCATAGTCCTCCAGCTCCTTCGGTATCTGGAGACCTACGAAGTAGGCCATGGTGGTCTCCTCCGAGAAGGTGTTCTTGCCCAGCTCCTTCTTGAAGTAGTCGATCAGCTCCGGCAGCTTGGACTCCTCGATGGCAAAGCTGACGCCTACGGAGACGCAGTTGGTGGTCTTCTCCGGCACATTGGGGTTCAGCTGCACGATCTTGTGCTTCAGCAGGTGGCCGACCGGGCAGTCCCGGGCCACCTTGAGCAGCATGGACCAGGAGGCCCCCTGCTGCTTGGTGTCCGTGTCGTCCACTGATATTATGACGCGGATGAGCTTGGGGGTGACCACGGTCACCTCGATGCGGTGCGCCCCGCCGATCTTGACGTCGTCCGGGTACTCGACGAATATTGTTCCCGGGCCTTGGGGCATGCAGGCGCCCACGCCCACGCTGGCGCCGGCCAATCCCACCCAGGTGGTCCGCACATTCTGCCCGTCGACGACCACTGATCGCAACCCCTGTCCTCCCAGGTCCTTGGAGGCCGGGCCGAAGTGGATCTCCCCCTCGCCGATGATCGCATCCATGACGATGGTGTTCCCCTCCACCGTTATGTTGGTGATGGCCCCGCCCGCCCGCTTGCGGTTGCAGGCGTCCCATTCCACCGGACCCTTGGCCGAACATTCCTCGATTATCTGGGCCACGCCGTTCTTCTCGTCGATGAGCGTGAACACGCCCCGGCAGAACAGCTTTCCGTACTTCTTGGTCACTTCTTCCGGTAAGAGCCTTTGCACCATGATGGCATCACTTCGCCCCATCGGCTGGAGGTGAAGAAACATAATCTTAGCATTTATTATTGTTTCCCTGCTTCAGCATCAAGAAGCGGGACGGCACCGAGGCCATGTCCAGCAATTGGACGCTCCCGTCCCGCAAGCGGTAGAACAGGAACTTGCCCTTGCATCCGAGCACCTCGCCGCGATGGCGGCCAGGAACGTCGGCGAACTGCGCCTTGGACAGGTCCGCGTTGAGCAGCGGATATTGGTCCAGCATCTCCACGGGCGAAGGGTCCGTCGGGACGTCCGCTAGTGAGGACAACGACCTTTCCAGCATCTTCTGGTAGGCCTCCCGGTCGACCTGGCGCCCTTGCAGCTTGAGGAAGGTGGTCTTCCTCACCCATTGGGTAGCCTTCAGGGCTTTGGACAAGGCGTTCTCCGCCCTGCGCGCCTCCAGGCGGTTCAGGTACGTACCCAGGCGGGCGATGGCGTCCGCGCCCTGCTCTATGCCCCTCTCCCGGAAACGGGACGACAGGGTCATGCCCACCTTGATCATGTCGCCGTAGAAGGCCGCGTAGACGTGATGCTGCAGGGCGCAGATGTTCCCTCCCTTCCCGCAGGGCATGTCGTGGACGCCGTCGCACTCCGGTTCGAACACGCAGCTCTGCCTGGGTATCCAGGAAGAGGCGCACTGCGGGCACTGGTCGTGCGGTCCGGAGACTATCTGGCGCAGCATGCACGGCTGATAGCCATCGTCGGCGAACGAGCCCACGCAGCGGCGCTCCGGGGACACCATGAGGTCCAGGCGGTCGCCCGGCAGGAAGCGAAGCGGATTATCCTTCACGCATTTCTCCTTAAGATCGAAGACCGTCAGCCCGGGCTGGAAGCCGTCCCAGTCCCAGGAGAGGACGTGGCTGGAATAGGCCATCAACCCTTTGCGCCGCAGGATCTCGTCGGCGGTCTCGAACACGTAACTTCAACCGAACATCTGAGATTAATAGCTATGTCGCAACGCTCTGGAAGTGCTGAAAAAGGTCGGCCCAAGAGGTATCAATATCGAGGCCAATCCAATAATTCTTTTATACCAGTTATCCTGTTCACATAGCTAATGCTCAGCGTGATAAGTGTAGTGACCACATCCGCAGCAAGCAGCGCCATCTCCATAACCACCGCCATCGGCATTGGCGTGGGCGGCGCGCTCATAGCGATACTGCTGATCATACTGCTCTCCTCCCGTGAGCTGATATCCGCTTCCAGCAAGAGCTCGAAGAAGGTCCTGGCGACCCTCGACGCGGCCATCGTCCCGCTCCTGGTGGTCTTCTCCCTGACCATCGTGTTCCAGGTGCTGGAGATCGTCGGCACCATCTGCGTTTAGGCAGGTTTCTTCACCATTTTATTATCTTGATCCCAACGGCGGACCCGCTCGATCATCAATAAGATAAAATTGAAAACGATGCCGGCCGGTCGCCCAATCCTTCACTGAAAGATATCAGAGGGTCTCTTCCTCTTCCTTCTTGGACAGGAACTCCGGCGGGATCTTGTGGGTCAGGAATACCGTCTTCCCCGCCTGGGAGATGACGTTCCCGGCCTTGATGGCTGCGTCGGCGTCGATCTCCAGTATGATGGGGGCGTCCACCCTCACCTTACCGGCGGTGAAGGCGTCCTGGTAGGTCTTGGACAGGTGCACCATCTTGCGGTCCGAGGGCCTCAGGCCGGTCTCGAGGATGATGTCCGCCTCCTCCGGGGTGGCTGGATAGTACAAATGATCGGGTATGTTCTCCGTGGGCAGCTTGAGATCCAGCTCGATGGAGTGGCCGTAGGTCGCTCTCATGAGATCGTTGCTGATCTGGTACCGACCCTTGGGGTCGGTCTCGATGATGGCGATGACGTGATGCGGTCTCAGCCAATGGTAGCGGCGGTTGTTGTCCCGCAGGGCGTTTATGAACTCCCGGATGTTGACGAAGCCCTGGTCGTCCATACTCAGCCCGAAGCGCTCCGGGAAGTGGCGCAGCACACCGGCCATGGTCCTTCCCAGCTGCTCGAGCTCCTGCTCGCTCATCAGGAACTTTCCAGGCTCTCCGCATATCGGGCAGGTCTCCCCGCGATAGTATCCGTGCTCACCGCATTCCCTTAACATAACGTCCCCTCGAACATACAAAGTTGGACTTAAACTTTAGGCTGCTGCGTTCTTTCCAGAGCCCTTTCCGCCGCTAGCACGGTGTTGTGCATGAGCATGACTATGGTCATGGGCCCCACTCCCCCGGGCACCGGGGTGATGGCCGCGGCCTTCTCTTTCACCGCCTCGAAGTCCACGTCCCCTACGAAACGGTAGCCTTTGGAGAAGCTCTGGTCGTCGATCCGGTTCGAACCGACGTCGATGACCACCGCTCCCTCCTTCACCATGTCGGCCTTGATGAAGTTGGCCTTTCCGATAGCGGATATCAGGATGTCCGCCTGGGAGGTGATCCCCTTCAGGTCCTTGGTGTGCGAATGGCAGACCGTGACCGTGGCGTCGGCCCCCTCGCCCTTCTGCATGAGTATGGCGGCCATAGGCTTTCCTACGATGTTGCTGCGGCCCACGATGACCACGTGCTTGCCCGCCGTGTGATAACCGTAACTGTTCAGCATCACCTGGATGCCGTGCGGGGTGGCCGGAAGGAAACCGTCGCCCTCGCCGATGAGCATCTTGCCCACGTTCACTGGATGGAAGGCGTCCACGTCCTTGTCCGGATCGATGGCCTGGACCACCTTGCTGACGTCGATGTGCCCGGGCACCGGCATCTGCACCAGTATGCCATTGACCTGGGGATCGACGTTCAGCTCAGCGATGAGGCGCAGTAGTTCCTTCTCGGAAAGGTCCGCCGGTTTGTGTAGAGTCAGCGAATGCAGCCCCAGGTCCAGGCAGGCCTTGCCCTTCATCCTCACGTAGGAGGCGGAGGCCGGGTCGTCGCCCACCATTATGACCGCCAGTCCCGGGGTCACCCCTTTTTTCTGCAGCTCGGCGATCCTGACGGTCAGGTCCTTCCTTATCTGGTCCGCGACCTGCTTTCCCTCGATTAACTTGGCACCCATTTCCAGCCCGGCTCTTGATGGATAGCCGGATTAATAATGATTGCCGGCCGGGGTGAAAATGCTTTATCCTTTGGCTGGATATCCGAAGCACCAAGGTGGCGCATGAAGAGCAACATCGAGATCGCCCAGGAGGCCAAGGTCCTTCCCATCGATAAGATCGCGGCCAAGCTGGACATATCCTCAGACGAGATCATTCCGTACGGTCGGTACATGGCCAAGGTCCCATTGGCCGTCCTTCGCCGCTTCGACGGCCATAAGAACGGCAAGCTCATCCTCACCACCGCCATAACCCCCACTCCGGCCGGCGAGGGGAAGACCGTCACCACCATCGGGTTGGTGCAGGCATTGGGGTATCAAGGGCGTGATGTCATGGGAGCCATACGCGAGCCGTCCATCGGCCCTACGTTCGGTCTCAAGGGCGGCGCGACCGGCGGAGGCCTCTCCCAGGTCTACCCCATGTGGGACATCGACCTGCACTTCACCGGCGACATCCACGCCGTGGGCGCGGCGCACAACCTTCTCTCGGCGATACTAGAGAACCATATCGCCAAGGGCAACAAGCTGAACATCGACCCGACGCGCATCTTCCTGAAGAAGGCCATCGACATGAACTGCCGCGAGCTGCGCAACATCGTCGTCGGTCTCGGGGGCCGCAAGGAAGGGGGCGTGCCGCACGAGAGCGGCTTCATTATTACGGTTGCCTCAGAGATCAGCGCCATACTGGCGCTCACCACCTCCTTGAAGGACCTCAAGGAGCGGCTCGGCCGCATCATCGTCGGCTATACCAATGACAACCGCCCGGTGGAGGCCCGGGAGCTGGAGTGCGTGGGGGCCATGGCCACCCTGCTCAAGGATGCCATAAACCCCAACCTAGTGCAGACGCTGGAGGGACAGCCCTTCTTCATACACGGGTCCCCGTTCGCCAACATCGCCCACGGTAACAGTTCCATCATCGCCACCAAGTACGCTCTCAAGCTATCGGACTACGTGGTCACGGAGGCCGGTTTCGGCGCCGACCTGGGGGCAGAGAAGTTCTTCGACATCGTCTGCCGCAACAACGGCTTCCGGCCCGACTGCGTGGTGCTGGTCTGCTCCATCAAGGCCCTGAAGATGCATGGCGGCTGCCCCCTGAAGGCCATCGGCTGCGAGGACCTGAAGACCTTGAAGGCCGGCTTCCCCAACCTGGACAAGCACATCGAGAACATACACCGTTTCGGCCTTCCGTTGGTCGTGGCCATCAACCACTTCCAGGCCGACACCGAGGCGGAGATCGCCGCCGTCCGGGAGCACTGCCGGGAGCTCGGTGTCCGCTGCGCCCTCTCCGACGTTTTCGCCCGGGGAGGGGAAGGCGGGCAGGAGCTGGCCGACCAGGTCGTGGATGCCTTGGAAACGGAGAAGACCGATTTCCGCTTCCTTTACGAGCTGGACCAACCGCTGAAGGAGAAGATCAGGATAATCGCCACCGAGATGTACGGGGCCAAGCACGTGGAGTACGAGACCGCGGCCCAAAGGCACCTCAAGACCATCGAGGACTCCGGGATGGGGAACCTGATGGTCTGCATGGCCAAGACGCAGTTCTCGCTCACAGACAAGCCGGAGATGAAGGGCGCCCCCCGGGACTGGGAACTGACGGTCAGGGAGATATTCGTCTCCGCTGGCGCCGGTTTCGTGGTCCCCATATGCGGGCGCATCATGCTCATCCCCGGACTACCGTCGCAGCCTGCGGCCAAGAACATAGACATCGACGACGAGGGCAAGATCACCGGTCTGTACTGACCAGCATATTGGCCAGGTCGATCCCGACCTCGGC
Protein-coding regions in this window:
- a CDS encoding DUF1743 domain-containing protein; this translates as MGRSDAIMVQRLLPEEVTKKYGKLFCRGVFTLIDEKNGVAQIIEECSAKGPVEWDACNRKRAGGAITNITVEGNTIVMDAIIGEGEIHFGPASKDLGGQGLRSVVVDGQNVRTTWVGLAGASVGVGACMPQGPGTIFVEYPDDVKIGGAHRIEVTVVTPKLIRVIISVDDTDTKQQGASWSMLLKVARDCPVGHLLKHKIVQLNPNVPEKTTNCVSVGVSFAIEESKLPELIDYFKKELGKNTFSEETTMAYFVGLQIPKELEDYGWKAKSVIYKLQQAIDMAKRTGVQLVEITGKRGTIGAVAAIGCFDLGLKAAGLPEDFESK
- a CDS encoding formate--tetrahydrofolate ligase, encoding MKSNIEIAQEAKVLPIDKIAAKLDISSDEIIPYGRYMAKVPLAVLRRFDGHKNGKLILTTAITPTPAGEGKTVTTIGLVQALGYQGRDVMGAIREPSIGPTFGLKGGATGGGLSQVYPMWDIDLHFTGDIHAVGAAHNLLSAILENHIAKGNKLNIDPTRIFLKKAIDMNCRELRNIVVGLGGRKEGGVPHESGFIITVASEISAILALTTSLKDLKERLGRIIVGYTNDNRPVEARELECVGAMATLLKDAINPNLVQTLEGQPFFIHGSPFANIAHGNSSIIATKYALKLSDYVVTEAGFGADLGAEKFFDIVCRNNGFRPDCVVLVCSIKALKMHGGCPLKAIGCEDLKTLKAGFPNLDKHIENIHRFGLPLVVAINHFQADTEAEIAAVREHCRELGVRCALSDVFARGGEGGQELADQVVDALETEKTDFRFLYELDQPLKEKIRIIATEMYGAKHVEYETAAQRHLKTIEDSGMGNLMVCMAKTQFSLTDKPEMKGAPRDWELTVREIFVSAGAGFVVPICGRIMLIPGLPSQPAAKNIDIDDEGKITGLY
- the folD gene encoding bifunctional methylenetetrahydrofolate dehydrogenase/methenyltetrahydrofolate cyclohydrolase FolD, with translation MGAKLIEGKQVADQIRKDLTVRIAELQKKGVTPGLAVIMVGDDPASASYVRMKGKACLDLGLHSLTLHKPADLSEKELLRLIAELNVDPQVNGILVQMPVPGHIDVSKVVQAIDPDKDVDAFHPVNVGKMLIGEGDGFLPATPHGIQVMLNSYGYHTAGKHVVIVGRSNIVGKPMAAILMQKGEGADATVTVCHSHTKDLKGITSQADILISAIGKANFIKADMVKEGAVVIDVGSNRIDDQSFSKGYRFVGDVDFEAVKEKAAAITPVPGGVGPMTIVMLMHNTVLAAERALERTQQPKV
- a CDS encoding RNA 2'-phosphotransferase; translated protein: MLRECGEHGYYRGETCPICGEPGKFLMSEQELEQLGRTMAGVLRHFPERFGLSMDDQGFVNIREFINALRDNNRRYHWLRPHHVIAIIETDPKGRYQISNDLMRATYGHSIELDLKLPTENIPDHLYYPATPEEADIILETGLRPSDRKMVHLSKTYQDAFTAGKVRVDAPIILEIDADAAIKAGNVISQAGKTVFLTHKIPPEFLSKKEEEETL
- a CDS encoding DUF2797 domain-containing protein; translation: MFETADEILRRKGLMAYSSHVLSWDWDGFQPGLTVFDLKEKCVKDNPLRFLPGDRLDLMVSPERRCVGSFADDGYQPCMLRQIVSGPHDQCPQCASSWIPRQSCVFEPECDGVHDMPCGKGGNICALQHHVYAAFYGDMIKVGMTLSSRFRERGIEQGADAIARLGTYLNRLEARRAENALSKALKATQWVRKTTFLKLQGRQVDREAYQKMLERSLSSLADVPTDPSPVEMLDQYPLLNADLSKAQFADVPGRHRGEVLGCKGKFLFYRLRDGSVQLLDMASVPSRFLMLKQGNNNKC